The following is a genomic window from Engraulis encrasicolus isolate BLACKSEA-1 chromosome 13, IST_EnEncr_1.0, whole genome shotgun sequence.
tggaTCTAGCGActttgtaaatcaagctcatgcaTCATGACTTTTCATCTCCCGTCAAACAgatgttttggcagcatgcagactataaactaccaggttcaggaacagcttctttctgacccaccacagcaAACAACATTAAAATCCAGGAAACCCTATGGTATTAAACATCCCTTCCGAGGCCTCATACAGATCGGATTTTACTTAGCTATCAGCCTACACTTTCATGTGCTCCCATGTCTGAGAAGGTCGCGACCTCCAGAATGGCACActgcagtaggggtgtaaatcacagcctgcaTGACattacgatacggtatcgataaGGATTCGactattttcaatacttaagatatcataccataccatgcgattcgattcagttcgattttttccaattacttttccacctctattatgttatggagctagggcattggaagtgggccagtgatttgattattttcgatacttaacacAATGCCCCACGATGTGATGCGATGCGATTAAATCGTCGACCATAGGATCGATGCATTTCGATtaatatttacacccctactgtggAGGAAGATTTTGATGTGTTGAGATTTCAGttagtctctgtgtgtatttcaATTAGTTACTGTACTGTTTGTGTAACACTGACTCATTGATGGCcacattaaacaaaaaaaacaaaaaaaatgctatttACCTGGTATAACAACGCCTGTAATTATTGAAATACAGTCTTCCACATTCATAGGATATTTTGGACTTTGAATCGTTGCTCCACACTACCTCAAATGTTGTATCATCCTATGAAAGAAGGATAAAATAAGGATAAGAAAcagaacattaacacacacacacacacacacactgaaaaagagGGATTTGTCTACATCCAAATGGTTTAATAATTACATTTAGTAACATTTCTCGTAATAGAGTAAGGTTTCGTCGGTAGACACATCCAGCATCTTTAGTGTAGAAGCCCTTGGTCCTGTGGTCCAGATAGCGGCAGGCATTTTTGGGTGTAGAACGCACTTCTCTCGGTAGAGGGCACTGCTGAGAGGTGGCTTGTTTTGAACACATGGAGCAAGGGGCATGAGATTTCTCTGTGGCTAACTCACGCTGAACTGTAGTTCTAGCTTTCTCTGCAAAAGAGAAACAACAATCAAGTAAGTTGACAGATTCTCCAAAATGACTTGGATGGTTGTGCTGAAGGGAGGCTCTCGATTTCATACGAAGTTACAGGTGTGTTAGCGCAATGCTAATAACAGTTTGTAGATCATTCAGCAAGGTAAATAGTTAGCATCCTCTGTTATCCGTCTAGTGAGTCTAGTACATCAAATTGTCTCAATATCAAGTGTTTTTACTTGTGTCTCCCTATTATGTGTTATGCCGCCGTGGGCCATTCACCTTGTTACTCAAAGTAAGCAGAAACACTAAACAACTAGAAACAACACTAATGTACAGCTTCTCACTCACAACACTTGCTAGCTGCTGCTGACTGATTCAGTATTGTCAAAGAATGCAGTGCGATGTCGTTGGGGATGCCTGAGTCATATCGCCATGGTCTGTCATTGAAGACATTTAGAAGAAGCCTGCATTGTACGTGTCAATAATTCATTCTAGGACTGCTTGTCATTGATGATTCCCTAGGATCGCTCCGTGTTGCCGCTGCCGCCTCTGTGTTTTGATTTTTGGGTAGCATATGGAGGACTTAGATGATACGTCTCCGCCTAGTGGACTGGAGGAAAATGTTTTAATGTGGAGGAAAACAAACATCAGAAGAGTGGGGCTCTCTGTATTGTTGTATTGTAATCATGGGAACAAGCAAGCAACTAAATAATGTCATTCATTAATTCCAGTAATTCTCACTCCCACTCAGAGTTAATATAAGTTTTAATGACTTGAATATAACGCTGCAGCATTTGCTAGAGTAAATTATacaaactgcatgtgtgtgtgtgtgtgtgtgtgcgcgcgcgtgtgtgagtgtgtgcgtgtgtgtgtgccgcacacTAAATGACAGTCGTCACAGACAAACGAATTGTATATTAATTAATATGAGATGCTGTTTACACatataatatatttattttactGCATCAGTTTTGGTGTCTTGTTTACACGTGAACAATAGTGTTTTAGAGATCTCTTAAAGCTCGAATAGAAAATATCCTTTTTAGGGacctaaaacgcacctgtcacaatgctgggttttttttatccacatgttgtgtttgtttatgcGTGGTTgatgtgacgccttgttttttagtaacattggttaaaaacctacaaaactgttatttttcctcttaaaacaaatgtcaatgaaaaaagatgtggtacattatgtttcatattagtcttagatgagaagaaacatttttgttaagatttatgtaaaggtttatatgtcaaatatcctgcggtgtgactataACATTCATGAAACCTGGAatgtatataaattaaccaactacattttgaataatgtatgaatcatttgccatgattgcataaatattaacttcatattaagatatgtgaatgtggaaaaaaaaactcaagacagtaatattaactacaagttcaatttcgtaacacaaattgcgtcctgtggggtgacatgtatgtcaatgtttgtgaacgggcagctgcaaggccaactacaagggtcttaaagacaggctcctaaccagtcagtaccttaattattggagagtggtgtggaagtttaaggtgactattcacctcttaatatgtctacatattgcaatgtttctgtcacacaatgcttaggttcattttatggtgtcttgtggtatgactgctcttatagaaggaaaaaaaagttttttataactgaaaacacatattaaagaTTAAACACAaaatcattatctagttagcatgagctcagaggtcagtcatgtatacaaaaggattaaaatggccacaatgcagtgaattccctgtggtgtgacttcatgtcttgTGGTGTGACATGATGTTagtcaatccttacttgtttctCATGTATCacgcaaggatataaggataccaggagatttatttgtcacattcacacaattagtACAAGTAATACAGTAAAACCatacagtgaaatcacagttgtctgcctgtacaatgcattggcgtgtgtgggtgggggtgggggtgcgggtgggtagtagtgtgtgtgtcgggtggggGTTAAAGGGGCAATAGTagaaagagcatgggggatatatttgtgcagaatattaatagttttattgtatcttacagaaatgtcacaccgcagggcacattttcccaaaaatggcaaaaattaggcgaaattccacggaccactaagagcTTTATTTTGTACTATTTATTTctaattttttccataatttttttcaggaattagaAAAAACGCCCTTACACGTCAACCACCCttatacataaacacataaaaaTATCCTTGTttgacccattgtgtcctggagacacatatacgctgcattcaggttcttgagatttgagctgctttattaaaaatgtgggtaagtcagagctgaatgaacacattctagggctaaacgagggtcctagcttttaaatgcaaatcatttcatgtttgtacgtatgtgcttcggaggctgagatatttaggatttaataggcagagggcaccctttcccaaaaagggcttaggacaaaatgggttaaaatatctgcatatgtgttaacactaAACAACATCTAAGTTACAGGTAGTATTTTCCTTCCCCCAGTGATCCCTTCCCCCAGTCCCCAGTAGGATGTGGCGAGGCTGGTGGTGGGGTCAGTGGTGGAGGCGTGTTCCTCTGCCCGCATGCCCCCCTGCCCCCGGAGTCTGCTACCAACGCCACCGTGCTCCCCATCGACCAATGAGCAGTGACGGAAGGCCACCCGTGCCTCTAGGGGGCAGAATACTCACCGACCCTGACCGTGTCTTCCAGCACAACATGTGGTAACTAATGCCAACAATACACAAATAAGTTGAGAAGGAAGATAGTAGAGTTGAGTCTgtacacttgaaatccttttgtttgttttttattccatggcagaactaTGTTTTTACCATTGAGCACAAAAAAGATTGTGCACACCCAGGGCATctagagtgtgtatgtgaggaactagtgcagtgtttcccaaccttttttgtctcgcgtaccccctcaGACTctaagttgtgccatgagtaccccctaattcatgttctatatcgctttctctatcccagtgtccatacatttgttattgtagtaacatttttccaagtaccccctgcagtgtgctcgcgtacccctagtggtacacttacccctggttgggaaacactgaactagtGGTATGTGCCATCCTCTTGTCTCATCctacctgtggtgtgtgtgtgcgtgcgtgcgtgcatgcttgcgtgtgcgtgcctgcctgtccgactgtctgtgcgtgcatgcatgcgtgtctgactgtctatctgtgtgtgtgtgtgtgtgtgtgcacgtatgtgcatgtgtgtgtgcgtgcgtgcgtgagtgcgcgttGTAGGGACCATGTCCAGTGGTCggaggaggacacagaggaggCCAGAAGGAAAGCTGAAGAGAACTCCTCAGAGAGGATACCCACAGaggagcaaggtgtgtgtgtgtgcatgtgtgtatgtgggttttaCTGTTAGGTGTGCGCATCCTCTGGTGGTAGCCCCAGTGTCGTGATCAATATCATCAGTTATGTGCATTAGTTATTTACATTAGCTATTTATTTCCCATAGTCTTCCACTGGTACAGAATTTGAACTGGAACAGAATTTGATGCTCTTAGACCCCAACCCCAGCTCAATTTTTCTCGTGTAATTATAAGGTTATTGAACAGCAACAATGGCAGGTGTaaagagaagaaaggggaaaCAAAGATCCTTCACGAAACAGAAAGTGCTCacctgtatactgtactgtagttttACACTTTGCATTGGTACTTCTTCTACCATGTGTCGTCTGCCTCTAGTGAAGTACGAGCGGGACGCCAGTGTCTTCTGGGACGGCTTCTACCACATGCACCAGGCCAAGTTCTTCAAAGACCGCCGCTGGCTCTTCCAAGAGTTCCCCGAGCTGCTGCCCCCCACACAGAGCCATGATGATCACCCGGGGGACCCATGCAGAcatgtaatacattacattacattacactacattacattacattacattacattacttctttttcttattttaaaacatttatttttattgtacttttatttctattttatttttgcattttaattactctcctattgttaattcactgaagctttgttatactttccctactgttatgtatttgttttgattgtaaagtgtccttgggtattttgaaaggcgctcaaaataaaatgtattattattacattacattgcattacattacgttacattatgttacacttagctgacgcttttatccaaggtgACGTACaggtatttacagggtattggttacagtccctggagcaatgggctAAAATGTATTGCTCAAGAGCACTTTGGCCATAgattgaggtgtagggagaggtaagggtgggatttaaacctgcaactTTCCCTAACAACTCGGCCATGATTGCCTGAATGTAGCTATCATCCTTCATCgatcatccttcttggtggtatgcagatgtTAAATTgtatactgtggctcttgataaatcacaaagacttgctgtctcggtcaaagatgcaacagttacacgcgcaccaagaataaTGTAcacgtcacccataatgttgtgtgcattgcaaacttGCATTctttggtgcaatgtgcaatgaatTAAGATTGGCTGACAGGCTGGTCAACTTGAGTCATGAAACTAAACACTAAACACTAAAATAACaagtttccattattttgtctaacccctgtatatacacacacacacacacacacacacacacacacacacacacacacacacacacacacacacacacacacacacacacacacacacacacacacagtatatcctGTACATTCCTGTAAAATATGTGGAAATTGAATTGATGTGTCCATAAGATATGAGAATGTATTGTGTGTAAGTGACATTTACATGAAAAtggtattatatatatatatactgcatCTAAATCATAAATATGGATATTACATTTCTGTTTGTATTTCATATTGAGAAGGATGAGGGGGGCCTCTGCTGCCCAGGAGATGAGCCTCATCATGGGCCAGGGCCTGTCAGATCAGCCCGAGACgcagaggaggagacggagatggagatggaggaggcagCGGAGGCCAGCAGGCAGGAGGAGGCcagtgcaggaggaggagcaggagcaggagcagagagCGGCGGCTTCCCTGGAGACCAGGCCTCTTTCAGGATATTAGAGGTGCTGTCACAACATGCTCtaagcttttttttgtttgtttttacctcCGACAAAGAGGTTATGTGCTCGCCAgagtttggtttgtttgtttgtttgtttgtttatgttttttacACATTTCCTGAATGCTGAATGTTGGCCCTTGTAAAAtatgtgattttcttttttttttaaacgtgtaAAGCCTTTATTGGGCAGATCGGCAGTGGAACACAATTCATCCTATCCATTCATGGTTTCATTTAGTAACTACTCAAACTTGGGCAGTCATCAGCAGATAGTGTAGCAATATGGCATAGGGAAGAGAGGTGGTGTCAGGTGCATCCGAGACAAGAGGAACGGTAGTAAGGagtacacacagcagcagcactcaGCAATGAGGGGGATTCAAGCCAGAGAGAAGCGGGCATGTACATCAATGTTAGAATTAGCTGCAAGTTGCAAGTCGTGAGAAAAGATGTGAAtgtgatgcttttttgctggaaaTATGTTGACTTTCTGTTCTGGGACGATTAACAGCCAACGAGGAATGTAAAAgcatattgcaatgcaatgtcatTGTAGCATCACTTTTCGAGACCATTTGACCTAAAGGTCAGTGAAATTATGTTGCCGCGAAGAGGTTGATTTaagggaaagtgaaagcccaactgggaaactccatctcccattgtcattgtgagacagcactccatagcacacaagtgcactctgcacacagcaaagttgcatttatgcctcacccgtgcaagatggcagcccccaatgacatCCGAAAgcgagcagtgtggcgggacggtaccagtagtagtcatggaggaggatgggggagagcactggtcaattactcctcccaccaataTGGCGGGTCGTGAGTTGATCCTgtaacctttgagctacaagtctgacgccctaaccttaGCCATGACTGGATTTGTGTGCGCAAGCAGCTGTAGACACCAAGGGCGTACTCTTGGCATCACATAATGCTGCCTGGTCAACGAGTgaaaaagtacagtagagtacagcaactttattgatccctgggagaaaatgaaggtgtcaagtagcttacataaataatacacatggacatttcaagacacatataaaaCAGGTAAAAGGGAGGGAAAATACAAACGAGGCAATTGTGAAAAAACACAGCATTCTGTGAATTGAGGTAGACAAAAGTAGTGAAGAAAAGTGACGTGTTGAATGAATACTATGTTGCCTATTCTATTCTGCTGTGTGGTTAATAAAATGacctgtgtgaaatgtgtgtctgtcttctgCAGGTGGGGTGTGGGGCCGGCAATAGTGTGGTTCCCATCATCACTGCCATCAGGTGAGAACAGCACTGAAGTGCTAGTGAAGTGAACTAATGCACAGCACTGACtggatttttttaaataatatatttttatgggctttttgggcctttatttcgataggacagtgaaggtgcgacaggaagtgagtgtggagagagatggggtagtgttgggaaatgaccccatccagtctcgaaccggggtccccatgggcatacaagcccaagtttggggggcttagtgtgctgtgccacagcaccccccactgACAGGATTAACACATTAAATGCGTTCATTTTAAACTAGCAGAACTGATGTGATACACACAATAACACATTCAATGCCACGCATGTAATTGTTCGTTTTTTGTTCCCATACGTAGAGGGCCAACCCgttatagtatttttttttttcagtttttttctttctaaatTTCAACTAGAAACTAGAAATTCTAATGCAAATTTTGTGTGATTTTGGTAACTCTATGAGGAGCAGACCTGACTTTTAACATCACTATTTGGATATTTCATGTCAACATTTTAACAACATTGACATGTTACGCACAATTAAAGGCGCTCATTTTAAACTAGTAGCACTGACGtgatacgtaagggttaacgttcggcgagaaggtcgctaccgtggaatagcagttgcctggttaacaccagacctaatcacaagtgagattaggtctggggagttgcctattgtaaattccgtatggggccggaatacttggctattatgacacactgccctgctctctgattgggcagagaaactgttaaggtcggaatgcttggccattatgacacagatcccatgatcttgtacgttatgagtcatcctcgccatactgtctttcagatcgaaacgattgtgtagaactaaaggcagtatgggagttcccaggctagaatagcagcacgacagagagaatctttagaccccgacgcggagcggagtgctgctattccacaaagcgaccgactcgcgaccgactcgccgaaagttaacccgcttattatatggatatacttaaatgattcacacatggcggggacatttctttaggcctatttaatgttaagagtgttgctgcgcaaaaaaaaacagtgccgttgtggaacaccgctaggcaaatgctaggtagccaggacacaggtgttgtctatcacagcagctgattagagtcttgttgaaaagtcgctttagcagtgaaaagtcttgttgccattgacagcggtctgttatagaccaacccgtccgttatcgaaaaataacagacgtgcgaacgttggggagccccgttgaaatgaatggagcattcgaccgatgacgtcacaccatataataaacacacTTAATGTGCTCATTCTGTGACGTTATACACACATAATCTCTACCAGCTGAGGcgtgccaaaaaaaaaacaattagcaCCAGTTTGATTGGCAGTATAGGGTCTGCTGCAGATGTTTCAGCCAAAATTcgaatgaatgttaaatgttcaagttATTTGGTTTCAGCCATGTAAAAGTtagttatcttttacctgacatattTTGACAGTGAAAAAAACTTGAACATTTCATCTAACCTCaacacataatgaacgtcatacatgtATTATTCGAATGAACGTGTTAAAGTTTTTCCTCTATTCGGTGCGCACTGCAGATGcatcttttcttttcattctgtGAATTGACCTGAATAGCAGCACTACTGCTAAATGACAATGCCAGGGTGCTCACAGATGATGCATTATTGTCTGCCAGTCAATGTGGGAAAATGAACATGAGTCactgtggcggaacaattgcacacagggccccagggcaaaacagttAGAGGGCCCCATATGGCctaccaaggtcataataggggcccccaccacagatACTACAagagtgtcctgggcccaggggcaaatgccctgctcgccctccctataccTGCGCCCCTGATGAGTCACCTCAGTGTACAGTCAGACTCCTCTGCTTTTCATTACATTGGGCCCCTGTTCACTGGGAAACTACTGTTTATGGAAATGAACTGGTGAAcaatacaggggtgagtttctcaaaagggaagctgttagcctgttagcaacttcggtagttgccaatgggaaaatgcattgaaaacagcaaagtagctaatgtagttagcaactttggttttgagaaattcaccccagcattccttaggcctactttattagattagatcagtgattctcaaagtgtggtatttgtaacattattacaaagccaaacatgtctgaagtcatatttttaccacaataagacaggcttgtaaatacgaataaaaaagtaagtgatctgcataaaaattaacagtgtcgaaatagtacccgtcaactgtgaattcagttgagaggtggtccctgaacatttttggggggacaaagtggtccttcgTCTGAAAAAGTTCGAGAATCACTGGATTAGATGCACACGGCCCTagcgtggcctaacggtagggcaattTACTGCCACGCCGGCGatcagggttcgattccggccccgggtcatttcccgaatCCTTCCCCCGCTCTCTCCTCACTCGtttcctatctttctctctcaactgtcctgtctgaatattAAAGGCATAAAActctaaaaatacaaaaaaggattaaatgcaaatgcatgcatgcacacgaatgcatggacacacacacacacacacacacacacacacacacacacacacacacacacacacacacacacacacacacacacacacacacacacacacacacacacacacccatgctgaA
Proteins encoded in this region:
- the mettl8 gene encoding mRNA N(3)-methylcytidine methyltransferase METTL8 gives rise to the protein MWRGWWWGQWWRRVPLPACPPAPGVCYQRHRAPHRPMSSDGRPPVPLGGRILTDPDRVFQHNMWDHVQWSEEDTEEARRKAEENSSERIPTEEQVKYERDASVFWDGFYHMHQAKFFKDRRWLFQEFPELLPPTQSHDDHPGDPCRHDEGGLCCPGDEPHHGPGPVRSARDAEEETEMEMEEAAEASRQEEASAGGGAGAGAESGGFPGDQASFRILEVGCGAGNSVVPIITAIRERGGFLYCCDFSSKAVQLVKEHPACDGGVCHVFEHDVCDEGAPLPFPPASLHIILLVFVLSAIPPHRLQGVVSRLCTYLRPGGVVLFRDYGRYDLSQLRFKKDQCLSENFYVRRDGTSVYFFTKEEVHDLFVGAGLEELQNLEDRRLQVNRAKKVLMRRVWMQGKFQKPLHPPTPEAGG